The following proteins are encoded in a genomic region of Limosilactobacillus reuteri subsp. reuteri:
- a CDS encoding pyridoxal phosphate-dependent aminotransferase gives MNFEQSKLLDTLPKQFFANLVAKVNKKIGEGVDVINLGQGNPDKPTPDYIVKSTQKWVADPQTHKYSLFRGLPAFKEAAAKFYSEKYGADFDPEKEVAILGGSKIGLVELPWALMNPGDTFLLPDPGYPDYLSGAALGEVNFETVPLLAENNFLPDLEAIPEEVAQRAKFFYLNYPNNPTGAVATPEFYRKLVAWAKKYHVGIISDFAYGAIGFDGQAPVSFMETPGAKDVGIEFYTFSKTFNMAGWRIAFAVGNADIIEALNLIQDHLFVSLFPALQEAAIDALTLPQRDAAIAEIVGRYEERRNAFINAAEKIGWHAFTPQGTFYAWMPVPKGYTSESFADLLLDKAGVAVAPGNGFGKHGEGYVRIGLLIEPARLTEAVERIAKLNLFN, from the coding sequence ATGAATTTTGAACAATCTAAATTATTAGACACTTTACCGAAACAATTTTTTGCCAATTTAGTTGCCAAGGTTAATAAAAAAATAGGGGAAGGAGTTGATGTTATTAATCTTGGTCAAGGAAATCCCGATAAACCAACGCCAGATTATATTGTTAAGAGCACGCAAAAATGGGTAGCAGATCCGCAAACTCATAAGTATTCACTATTTCGGGGATTGCCAGCATTTAAAGAAGCAGCGGCAAAATTTTATTCTGAAAAATATGGAGCTGATTTTGACCCAGAAAAAGAAGTAGCAATTTTGGGTGGTTCCAAGATTGGGCTTGTAGAATTACCATGGGCATTGATGAATCCCGGCGACACTTTTCTGCTTCCTGATCCTGGCTATCCAGATTACTTATCAGGAGCGGCATTAGGAGAAGTTAATTTTGAAACAGTGCCATTATTAGCAGAAAATAATTTCTTACCAGACTTAGAGGCAATTCCTGAAGAGGTGGCGCAACGTGCTAAATTCTTCTATCTTAACTATCCTAATAATCCAACGGGTGCTGTAGCTACTCCCGAGTTTTATCGAAAATTAGTGGCGTGGGCTAAGAAGTACCATGTGGGCATTATTAGTGACTTTGCCTATGGCGCAATTGGCTTTGACGGCCAAGCACCAGTTAGTTTTATGGAAACACCAGGCGCTAAAGATGTGGGGATTGAATTTTATACCTTTTCTAAGACGTTCAACATGGCAGGCTGGCGAATCGCATTTGCGGTTGGTAATGCAGATATTATTGAAGCCTTAAACTTAATTCAAGACCACTTATTCGTTAGCCTTTTTCCTGCCTTACAGGAAGCTGCTATTGATGCCTTGACGCTGCCACAACGTGATGCTGCAATTGCCGAAATTGTAGGTCGTTATGAAGAAAGACGGAATGCCTTTATTAATGCGGCAGAAAAAATTGGCTGGCATGCATTTACTCCCCAGGGTACTTTCTATGCTTGGATGCCGGTTCCGAAGGGCTACACCAGTGAAAGCTTTGCAGATTTGTTGTTGGACAAAGCTGGCGTGGCAGTAGCACCAGGCAATGGCTTTGGCAAGCACGGTGAAGGTTATGTGCGGATTGGCCTTTTGATTGAGCCGGCACGATTAACAGAAGCCGTTGAGCGGATTGCTAAACTGAATTTATTTAATTAA
- the tsaB gene encoding tRNA (adenosine(37)-N6)-threonylcarbamoyltransferase complex dimerization subunit type 1 TsaB: protein MKILAIDTSNHPMSVALVEDEQLLATTTLNMVRNHSIYLMPAISKLFELVQWQPTDIDRVVVAQGPGSYTGVRIAVTTAKVLADTEKIDLVGVSSLAVLARNVIPTASAIIVPFFDARRGNVFAGAYQWENGKLINKIEDQHLGIDVLLEQLARLGQQVVLVGHMTDKIQAKYDQLPANVTLLPRSYSIPSTYQLALAGETKEPVKEIDPFVPHYLRITEAEANWQKLHPGEKRKNYVREV from the coding sequence ATGAAGATTCTAGCCATCGATACATCCAACCACCCAATGAGCGTAGCGTTGGTTGAAGATGAGCAATTGTTGGCAACGACGACCCTTAATATGGTTCGCAATCATAGCATTTATTTAATGCCGGCAATTAGTAAGTTATTTGAATTAGTTCAGTGGCAACCAACAGATATTGATCGAGTAGTGGTTGCACAGGGACCAGGATCTTATACGGGAGTGCGAATCGCAGTTACAACCGCTAAAGTATTGGCTGATACAGAAAAGATTGACTTAGTTGGCGTATCAAGTCTAGCAGTGTTAGCACGTAATGTAATTCCAACAGCATCAGCAATTATTGTTCCTTTCTTTGATGCCCGCCGAGGAAATGTATTTGCTGGTGCTTACCAGTGGGAAAATGGCAAGTTAATAAATAAAATAGAAGATCAGCATTTAGGAATTGATGTTTTGCTTGAGCAACTTGCAAGATTAGGTCAACAAGTTGTTTTAGTGGGTCATATGACTGATAAGATTCAGGCCAAATATGATCAATTGCCAGCTAACGTGACCCTTTTGCCACGATCTTATAGCATTCCGTCAACGTATCAATTAGCTCTTGCTGGTGAAACGAAGGAACCGGTTAAAGAGATTGACCCCTTTGTTCCACATTATTTACGAATTACTGAAGCAGAGGCTAATTGGCAAAAACTTCATCCTGGAGAAAAAAGAAAGAATTATGTTCGAGAAGTTTAA
- the rimI gene encoding ribosomal protein S18-alanine N-acetyltransferase, producing the protein MFEKFKEWFVNTTNPTKRPTLDFTRRVVMISGHQYVVRMAKEQDIQTLVEIEERIYGKAPWSYAAFRIELQRPCDRLYLVIEDDQQIVGFMGTAIDWYHYDLHITNIGITPSYQNKGIGTYLISTAKNYARHLKLHSMSLEVRVHNVSARRLYESLGFRNQHIKPRYYLDNHEDAVDMQANLLR; encoded by the coding sequence ATGTTCGAGAAGTTTAAAGAATGGTTTGTCAATACGACCAATCCTACTAAACGACCGACCCTTGATTTTACGCGACGAGTAGTAATGATATCCGGCCATCAGTATGTGGTCCGGATGGCAAAAGAACAAGATATTCAAACTTTAGTCGAAATTGAAGAAAGAATCTATGGAAAAGCACCATGGAGTTATGCTGCTTTCCGCATTGAACTACAGCGGCCATGTGATCGACTATATTTAGTTATTGAGGATGACCAGCAGATTGTTGGCTTTATGGGAACAGCCATTGACTGGTACCATTATGATTTGCATATTACGAATATTGGGATTACCCCAAGTTACCAAAATAAGGGGATTGGAACGTATCTTATTTCAACTGCCAAAAATTATGCCCGGCATTTAAAATTACATTCGATGAGTTTAGAAGTACGAGTGCATAATGTATCGGCTCGGCGCTTATATGAAAGTTTAGGCTTTCGCAACCAGCATATTAAACCCCGTTATTACTTAGACAATCATGAAGATGCTGTTGATATGCAAGCAAACTTACTTAGGTAG
- the proB gene encoding glutamate 5-kinase, which translates to MTHKIQKAVVKIGTSSLVLPNGKINLRTIDQLSFVLATLNNQGYQLILVSSGAIGVGLASLGLKDRPAEIAQQQALASIGQAALMRIYSQRFLDYQTHVAQLLLTRDVLTYPISRQHTLNTINTLLQQNVIPIVNENDPVSVDELDHYTTFSDNDELSSQVAVAIDADELIILSDIDALYDKDPHKFSDAHIIKEVPVLTPEIENAASGSSTRFGTGGMVTKLRAAATMMQAGKQMILCNGRDPKILFDIFDGHTIGTHFGK; encoded by the coding sequence ATGACTCATAAAATACAAAAAGCAGTTGTTAAGATTGGTACGAGTAGCCTTGTTCTCCCTAATGGAAAAATTAATTTACGAACAATCGACCAACTCTCCTTTGTCCTTGCGACATTAAATAATCAAGGATACCAACTTATTCTTGTTTCCTCAGGAGCAATTGGCGTTGGTCTTGCAAGTTTGGGATTAAAAGATCGTCCCGCCGAAATAGCACAACAGCAAGCCCTAGCATCTATCGGTCAAGCTGCTTTAATGCGAATCTATTCGCAACGCTTTTTAGATTATCAAACGCACGTCGCCCAGCTTCTCCTTACCCGTGATGTGCTCACTTATCCTATTAGTCGCCAGCATACGCTTAATACAATTAATACTTTACTGCAGCAAAATGTGATTCCAATCGTTAACGAAAATGACCCCGTTTCAGTTGATGAGCTTGATCATTACACTACTTTTAGTGACAATGATGAACTTTCTTCCCAGGTAGCTGTCGCCATTGACGCTGACGAACTAATCATTCTTTCGGATATCGATGCCCTTTATGACAAAGATCCGCATAAATTTTCTGACGCACACATAATTAAAGAAGTGCCAGTCCTAACGCCCGAAATAGAGAACGCCGCAAGTGGTAGCAGCACTAGATTTGGGACAGGCGGAATGGTAACTAAATTACGGGCAGCTGCCACAATGATGCAAGCAGGCAAACAAATGATTTTATGCAATGGTCGTGACCCTAAAATTCTTTTTGATATTTTTGATGGTCATACTATTGGTACTCATTTTGGAAAATAG
- the tsaD gene encoding tRNA (adenosine(37)-N6)-threonylcarbamoyltransferase complex transferase subunit TsaD: MTERTLTLAFESSCDETSVAVIENGTKILSNIVATQIDSHQRFGGVVPEVASRHHIEQITKCTNEALEQADVDYNDLDAVAVTYGPGLVGSLLIGVTAAKAIAWAHNLPLVPVNHMAGHIYAARYVGEFQYPQMALLVSGGHTELVYMPSEHEYQIIGETRDDAAGEAYDKIGRVLGVNYPAGKTIDEWAAKGKDTFNFPRAMEKEDNYDFSFSGLKSAFINTVHNADQRGEKLDKYDLAASFQQSVIDVLAEKTMRALDDYPVKQLILAGGVAANHGLRARLDHDMKEFHPDVPMLQAPLKLCGDNAAMIGAAGYVNYKHGDRAGLDLNAVPGLMFDRIQSK; encoded by the coding sequence ATGACAGAACGCACATTAACCTTAGCGTTTGAATCAAGCTGTGATGAAACAAGTGTTGCCGTAATTGAAAATGGAACTAAAATCCTTTCTAATATCGTTGCAACGCAAATCGATAGTCATCAGCGCTTTGGTGGAGTAGTACCAGAAGTAGCTAGTCGCCATCATATTGAACAAATTACCAAGTGTACAAATGAAGCTTTAGAGCAAGCAGATGTAGACTATAATGACCTAGATGCTGTGGCAGTAACATACGGTCCGGGATTAGTCGGGTCATTATTAATTGGTGTGACGGCAGCGAAGGCCATCGCATGGGCGCATAATCTTCCGTTAGTGCCGGTTAACCACATGGCAGGCCATATCTATGCCGCACGCTATGTTGGAGAATTCCAATATCCACAAATGGCATTGTTAGTTTCCGGTGGACATACGGAATTAGTTTACATGCCATCTGAACATGAATACCAAATTATTGGTGAAACACGTGATGATGCTGCCGGTGAAGCTTATGATAAAATCGGTCGCGTGTTGGGAGTCAATTACCCGGCAGGAAAAACGATTGATGAATGGGCAGCTAAGGGTAAAGATACTTTTAATTTTCCACGAGCAATGGAAAAAGAAGATAATTATGACTTTAGCTTTAGCGGGTTGAAGAGTGCCTTCATCAATACTGTTCATAATGCAGACCAGCGTGGGGAAAAATTAGATAAATATGATCTTGCAGCCAGTTTCCAACAAAGTGTCATTGACGTGCTTGCTGAAAAAACGATGCGGGCGTTAGATGATTACCCAGTGAAGCAACTGATTTTAGCTGGTGGGGTCGCTGCAAATCATGGCCTCCGTGCTCGTTTAGATCATGATATGAAGGAATTTCATCCTGATGTACCTATGCTGCAAGCACCATTGAAATTATGTGGTGACAATGCTGCAATGATTGGGGCGGCTGGTTATGTTAACTACAAGCATGGTGACCGTGCAGGCTTAGATTTGAATGCAGTACCGGGATTGATGTTTGATCGAATTCAGAGTAAATAA
- a CDS encoding carbon-nitrogen family hydrolase — translation MRRKVALAQLDIQLGNPAENYQKAKQAIEEAANHHADIVVLPEMWNIGYALDQLAELADENGQKTQQFFSELALKNQINIVGGSVAVRNGQSFFNTTYVYDQNGNLISSYEKVHLFGLMNEDQYLEAGQKENHFKLAGIPSASFICYDLRFPEWIRTVARYGTDILYFPAEWPSKRIEQWKIMLRSRAIENQAFVVAVNRVGTDLENSFNGHSLVIDPLGQVIHDAGEVEQVSYAEIDLAQLAQVRGPIPVFKDRRPSLYH, via the coding sequence ATGAGACGCAAAGTTGCATTAGCTCAACTTGATATTCAATTAGGAAATCCTGCCGAAAATTATCAAAAAGCTAAACAAGCAATTGAAGAAGCCGCTAATCATCATGCAGATATCGTTGTCTTGCCAGAGATGTGGAATATTGGCTATGCCTTAGATCAATTAGCAGAATTGGCAGATGAAAATGGTCAAAAGACGCAACAATTCTTTAGTGAGTTAGCGCTAAAAAATCAAATTAACATTGTTGGTGGTTCAGTAGCGGTTAGGAATGGGCAATCTTTTTTTAATACAACCTATGTCTATGATCAAAACGGAAATCTAATTAGCAGTTACGAGAAGGTGCATTTATTCGGACTAATGAATGAAGATCAATATTTAGAAGCTGGGCAAAAAGAAAATCATTTTAAGTTAGCTGGGATTCCTAGTGCAAGCTTTATTTGTTATGATTTGCGTTTCCCTGAATGGATTAGAACAGTTGCTCGTTATGGAACTGATATCTTATATTTTCCGGCAGAATGGCCAAGCAAACGGATTGAGCAGTGGAAAATAATGTTACGGTCGCGGGCGATTGAAAACCAAGCCTTTGTAGTTGCAGTCAATCGTGTTGGGACGGATTTAGAGAATAGTTTTAATGGTCATTCGTTAGTAATTGATCCGCTTGGGCAGGTCATCCATGATGCAGGAGAAGTGGAACAGGTAAGTTACGCAGAAATTGACTTAGCACAGTTAGCACAGGTTCGGGGGCCGATTCCGGTGTTTAAGGATCGCCGACCAAGTCTTTATCATTAA
- a CDS encoding ketopantoate reductase family protein: MALKYTVLGAGAMGLRFGVLLQELAGAKVDFVDNWAPQVETIKQQGGVYVSRDHENRHLVPINIYSPEEYDWAPDVLIVFAKQMTLSDLLQRSAHFFRPDHQYVFSGMNGMGHIEKINHYFPKEHVVAGTCLIGTVLNKAGDVDFIGKSGAGSINLAPQVGEPDERVKQIVEDFTTANINPHLNDNFYGTLLTKVVFNSVINTICTLFEIQMGQFIDYDGAEKLGKQLINEAFDVAERAGIQLLSTREEEWQTIKYVSEVTNPLHYPSMYQDMSKNRPTEVDYINGYIYDLGKKYNYEASTHDFLRNLVHLAENTRKFRQN, from the coding sequence ATGGCTTTGAAATATACGGTTTTAGGTGCAGGTGCAATGGGTCTACGATTTGGCGTATTGCTTCAAGAACTGGCTGGCGCTAAGGTTGATTTTGTTGATAACTGGGCTCCCCAAGTTGAAACCATTAAACAACAGGGTGGGGTTTATGTTTCTCGGGACCATGAAAATCGTCACCTTGTCCCGATTAATATTTACTCACCTGAAGAATATGATTGGGCTCCAGATGTATTGATCGTTTTTGCTAAGCAGATGACGCTTAGTGATTTGTTACAACGCAGTGCCCATTTCTTCCGTCCTGACCATCAATATGTCTTTTCGGGGATGAATGGCATGGGACATATTGAAAAAATTAACCACTATTTTCCTAAAGAACATGTCGTTGCCGGTACCTGTTTAATCGGCACGGTCCTTAATAAGGCAGGGGATGTGGACTTTATTGGTAAATCTGGTGCTGGTTCGATCAACTTAGCTCCCCAAGTCGGCGAACCAGATGAGCGAGTAAAACAAATTGTTGAGGACTTTACCACGGCGAATATTAACCCCCACCTTAATGATAATTTTTATGGTACCCTCCTAACAAAAGTAGTCTTCAATTCTGTTATTAATACGATCTGCACGCTTTTTGAGATTCAAATGGGGCAATTTATCGATTACGATGGTGCAGAAAAGCTTGGTAAACAATTAATTAATGAAGCATTTGATGTTGCCGAACGGGCTGGTATTCAGCTCTTAAGCACCCGTGAAGAGGAGTGGCAAACGATTAAATATGTTAGTGAAGTTACCAACCCGCTTCATTATCCATCGATGTACCAAGATATGAGTAAGAATCGACCAACAGAAGTCGACTACATTAATGGATATATTTACGACTTGGGTAAGAAGTATAACTATGAAGCATCTACTCACGACTTCTTGCGTAATTTAGTTCACCTTGCAGAAAATACTCGTAAATTCCGACAAAACTAA
- the galE gene encoding UDP-glucose 4-epimerase GalE: MSILVAGGAGYIGSHMVKDLIENGEDVVVADNLSTGHRDAINPKAKFYEGDIRDRQFLDKIFDNEDITAVVHFAAFSIVPESMSKPLKYFDNNTGGMITLLEAMHDHDIKYIVFSSTAATYGVPEHMPIKETDPQKPINPYGLSKLMMEEMMDWADKAYGIKFVALRYFNVAGAAPDGTIGEDHGPETHLVPIILQVAQGKRDELSIFGDDYNTPDGTNVRDYVHVMDLADAHILAIKYLQEGNKSNAFNLGSSTGFSNKQMLEAAREVTGQPIPAKMAPRRPGDPDSLVAASDKARNILGWSPKYDDVHDIIATAWKWHSTHPKGYDDRD; the protein is encoded by the coding sequence ATGTCAATTTTAGTTGCTGGTGGTGCCGGATATATCGGTTCCCATATGGTAAAAGATCTTATTGAAAATGGTGAAGACGTAGTAGTTGCTGATAACTTATCAACGGGTCACCGGGATGCGATTAATCCCAAGGCTAAGTTTTACGAAGGCGACATTCGTGATCGTCAATTCTTAGACAAGATTTTTGACAATGAAGATATTACTGCAGTCGTTCACTTTGCTGCTTTCTCAATTGTCCCTGAATCAATGAGTAAGCCATTGAAGTACTTTGATAACAATACTGGTGGAATGATTACTTTGCTTGAAGCAATGCATGACCATGATATTAAGTATATTGTCTTTAGTTCAACTGCTGCTACTTATGGGGTTCCAGAACATATGCCAATTAAGGAAACTGATCCCCAAAAGCCAATTAACCCATATGGCTTGAGTAAGTTAATGATGGAAGAAATGATGGATTGGGCTGATAAAGCTTATGGTATTAAGTTTGTTGCCCTCCGTTACTTTAATGTTGCTGGGGCTGCTCCTGATGGCACGATCGGTGAAGACCATGGACCAGAAACACACTTAGTTCCAATTATTCTTCAGGTTGCGCAAGGTAAGCGTGATGAATTGAGTATCTTTGGGGATGACTATAATACACCAGATGGTACCAATGTTCGTGACTATGTTCATGTTATGGATTTAGCAGATGCTCATATTCTTGCTATTAAGTACCTTCAAGAAGGTAACAAGAGTAATGCCTTTAACCTTGGTTCATCCACTGGCTTCTCTAACAAGCAAATGCTAGAAGCAGCCCGTGAAGTTACGGGTCAACCTATTCCAGCTAAAATGGCACCACGCCGTCCAGGAGATCCAGATTCATTAGTTGCTGCTAGTGATAAGGCGCGTAATATTCTTGGATGGAGTCCTAAGTATGATGATGTTCACGACATTATCGCAACTGCTTGGAAGTGGCATTCAACTCATCCAAAGGGTTATGATGATCGCGACTAA
- a CDS encoding glutamate-5-semialdehyde dehydrogenase has translation MNQDLIAIGKRAQNAANKLALMNTATKNKALLQLADDLIKNKNQIIAANQQDLAAATQMPTKFTDRLMVNSQRIADMANGLRTIADLNDPTSQIDKGWITKDGLQILQRRVPLGVIGIIFEARPNVTVDATGLTFKSGNAVILRGGKEAIQTNTALVKILRESLQSQHLPVDAVQLITDTSHAIADEMMNLTDYIDVLIPRGGRALIQRVVTTATVPVIETGAGNCHIYIDKDADLTMATNITVNAKVQRPSVCNAAEKLLIHRDIAAKFLPVIAKALMEHGVQLRGDETACQLVSTIRPVTEEDWDTEYNDLIMAVKIVDSLDDAISHINHYSTHHSESIITNNITRGRYFQQAINSACVYVNASTRFTDGGEFGFGAEIGISTQKLHARGPMGLQQLTTIKYEITGNGQIRK, from the coding sequence ATGAACCAAGACTTAATCGCAATTGGAAAAAGAGCTCAAAATGCTGCAAATAAACTAGCTTTAATGAATACTGCCACCAAAAATAAGGCATTGCTTCAATTGGCAGATGATTTGATTAAAAATAAAAACCAAATTATTGCTGCTAACCAACAAGATTTGGCCGCTGCTACCCAAATGCCAACTAAATTTACGGATCGTTTGATGGTCAACTCCCAACGTATCGCGGACATGGCTAATGGTCTTCGGACAATCGCTGACTTGAACGATCCCACTTCCCAAATCGATAAGGGATGGATTACCAAAGATGGGTTGCAAATCCTTCAACGGCGCGTACCATTAGGAGTAATTGGCATTATCTTTGAAGCACGACCAAACGTAACCGTGGACGCGACCGGCCTCACATTTAAGAGTGGCAATGCAGTTATTTTACGGGGTGGAAAAGAGGCTATCCAGACTAATACTGCCTTAGTAAAAATTCTTCGCGAATCATTGCAAAGTCAACATTTACCGGTCGATGCGGTTCAGCTTATTACCGACACTAGTCATGCGATTGCTGATGAAATGATGAATCTCACTGACTACATTGATGTCTTGATTCCACGAGGCGGCCGGGCTCTTATTCAGCGTGTTGTAACAACAGCTACGGTCCCAGTTATCGAAACTGGTGCGGGTAATTGCCACATTTATATTGATAAGGATGCCGACCTAACAATGGCGACCAATATTACTGTAAACGCCAAAGTACAACGGCCTTCTGTATGCAATGCCGCTGAAAAATTACTTATCCACCGCGATATTGCCGCTAAATTTCTTCCTGTCATTGCCAAAGCTTTAATGGAACATGGAGTCCAATTACGCGGTGACGAAACGGCTTGCCAACTAGTATCAACTATCCGCCCCGTTACTGAGGAAGACTGGGATACAGAATACAACGATTTAATTATGGCCGTAAAAATTGTTGATTCCCTCGATGATGCAATTAGCCATATTAACCACTACAGTACTCATCATTCAGAATCAATTATTACAAACAACATTACCCGGGGACGCTACTTCCAACAGGCAATTAATTCTGCCTGTGTTTATGTTAATGCCTCCACACGGTTTACTGATGGAGGAGAATTTGGCTTTGGCGCTGAAATTGGTATTAGTACCCAAAAGCTTCACGCCCGGGGACCAATGGGATTACAACAATTAACAACAATAAAATATGAAATTACCGGTAATGGGCAAATTCGGAAATAA
- a CDS encoding Ppx/GppA family phosphatase, with the protein MSNEQYLAILDLGSNSVRLKITKIQDNGSFETVQYEKRYVRLASNMGPEKMLKSTPVKRTIDALKEFRAICDRYRNKNLTIIAVATAAVRQAQNQLQFLEKVQRETGFEIHVISGEREAYLDYVGVNQTLPIDKGIIIDTGGASMELISVNNGEAEKAVSIPIGSVSISQTYHLEDQINPADLFDAMVKIDEVLSQQLWLNRMRETKIVALGGCNRALAKVYRWQQALNPDEVRPVHGLTMRSEEAFLIMRQLLEADRQTRAGIRGITKVRADVIVGGLLPLISLVRQLSINEISFSNSGLREGLLFKYLEQQINFNQLKSSL; encoded by the coding sequence ATGAGCAATGAGCAGTACTTGGCAATTCTTGATTTAGGTTCGAATTCAGTTCGGCTTAAAATAACAAAAATTCAAGATAACGGGAGCTTTGAAACGGTTCAATACGAAAAAAGATACGTTCGTCTTGCTTCAAATATGGGGCCAGAAAAAATGCTGAAATCAACTCCCGTAAAGCGGACTATTGATGCCTTAAAAGAATTTCGGGCAATTTGTGATCGATATCGAAATAAGAATCTGACAATTATTGCGGTTGCAACTGCCGCCGTTCGTCAAGCGCAAAATCAACTGCAATTTCTTGAAAAGGTCCAGCGAGAAACCGGTTTTGAAATTCACGTAATTAGTGGGGAACGAGAAGCATATCTTGACTATGTTGGAGTTAACCAGACTCTTCCAATTGATAAGGGGATAATCATTGATACTGGAGGAGCAAGTATGGAATTAATCTCGGTAAATAATGGTGAAGCAGAAAAAGCGGTTAGTATTCCGATCGGCTCAGTCAGCATTTCGCAAACTTACCACCTTGAAGATCAGATTAATCCAGCTGATTTATTTGATGCCATGGTTAAAATTGATGAGGTCCTCTCTCAACAATTGTGGTTGAATCGGATGCGGGAAACAAAGATTGTGGCACTTGGGGGATGCAACCGTGCATTGGCGAAGGTATATCGGTGGCAACAAGCCCTTAATCCTGATGAAGTCAGACCGGTTCATGGGCTAACAATGCGTTCAGAAGAAGCCTTTTTGATTATGCGGCAGTTATTAGAAGCGGATCGGCAGACGCGGGCAGGAATCCGTGGAATTACGAAAGTGCGAGCAGATGTAATTGTCGGGGGTCTTTTACCACTCATCTCTCTTGTCCGGCAATTATCAATTAACGAGATTAGTTTTAGTAATAGTGGATTAAGAGAGGGCTTATTATTTAAGTACCTTGAGCAGCAGATTAATTTTAATCAGCTAAAATCTTCACTATAA
- the proC gene encoding pyrroline-5-carboxylate reductase → MKITIIGVGNMGSAIMKGLSRTQNFTLSAMNPVNSRVTSLAEKLGFKLVNTNSEVVNLTPDIVILTTPAPITTAVAKELAVLNDHTIFISAAAGITHADLAKVLPNKEIVNIIPNTPVEVNAGTIGLALPTGISAEAISKVMTVLDSLGDVIEVPERQLDIIGVIGGCGPAFVDVMMDAMSDAAVKYGLDRQTAYEVIASMVKGTGTLAYDSKLAPALLRDQVTSPAGTTIKGVEALEKNGFRYAVMDAVDKANGES, encoded by the coding sequence ATGAAAATTACAATTATTGGTGTCGGAAATATGGGAAGCGCAATTATGAAGGGATTAAGCCGTACGCAAAATTTTACCCTCAGTGCGATGAATCCTGTTAATTCACGTGTTACAAGCCTTGCTGAGAAGCTCGGGTTTAAACTCGTTAATACAAATAGTGAAGTGGTTAACCTTACACCCGATATCGTAATTTTGACTACCCCAGCCCCTATTACAACCGCAGTCGCTAAAGAATTAGCTGTACTTAACGACCACACTATTTTTATCTCAGCCGCTGCTGGAATTACTCATGCAGACTTAGCAAAAGTTCTTCCGAATAAAGAAATTGTTAATATTATTCCCAACACACCAGTTGAAGTTAATGCTGGCACAATTGGTCTTGCCCTGCCAACCGGAATTTCTGCTGAAGCAATTTCAAAAGTAATGACTGTTTTAGATAGCCTTGGTGATGTCATCGAAGTTCCAGAACGACAACTAGATATAATTGGTGTTATCGGCGGCTGCGGCCCTGCATTCGTTGATGTGATGATGGACGCAATGAGCGATGCCGCCGTCAAATATGGTCTCGATCGCCAAACTGCATATGAAGTTATCGCCAGCATGGTAAAAGGTACAGGAACACTAGCCTATGATAGCAAGCTTGCTCCGGCATTATTACGCGATCAAGTAACATCACCAGCAGGTACAACGATCAAGGGTGTGGAAGCATTGGAGAAAAATGGTTTCCGTTACGCCGTGATGGATGCCGTTGATAAAGCAAATGGTGAATCATAA